One window from the genome of Diospyros lotus cultivar Yz01 chromosome 11, ASM1463336v1, whole genome shotgun sequence encodes:
- the LOC127813748 gene encoding probable glutathione peroxidase 8, giving the protein METQSKDPESVYDFTVEDAGGNDVALNTYKGKVLLIVNVASKCGMTNSNYTELNQLYVKYKDQGLEILAFPCNQFGEEEPGSNDQITQFVCTRFKSEFPIFGKIEVNGDNAAPLYKFLKLGKWGIFGDDVQWNFAKFLVDSNGQPVDRYYPTTSPLTIERDIKKLLGIS; this is encoded by the exons GATGCTGGTGGAAATGATGTGGCCCTGAACACTTACAAGGGCAAGGTCCTTTTGATCGTCAATGTTGCCTCCAAATG TGGAATGACTAATTCAAACTACACAGAGCTGAATCAGTTATATGTGAAGTACAAAGATCAAG GCCTGGAGATACTAGCATTTCCTTGCAATCAATTCGGTGAGGAAGAGCCAGGAAGTAATGATCAGATCACACAATTTGTCTGCACTCGTTTTAAATCTGAATTTCCTATTTTTGGCAAG ATTGAAGTGAATGGCGATAATGCAGCTCCTCTATACAAGTTCCTGAAGTTAGGCAAATGGGGAATATTTGGAGATGATGTTCAATGGAACTTTGCCAAGTTTCTTGTTGACAGCAACGGGCAGCCTGTCGATCGCTATTATCCCACAACTTCCCCCCTTACCATCGAG AGAGACATAAAGAAGCTGCTGGGGATTTCATAA